Proteins encoded by one window of Rutidosis leptorrhynchoides isolate AG116_Rl617_1_P2 chromosome 7, CSIRO_AGI_Rlap_v1, whole genome shotgun sequence:
- the LOC139857482 gene encoding uncharacterized protein At4g22758-like produces MSEKLLRRRFPISHRIKPPHPSHNHSTHRKTVTKRSSNIKSYSKLIKRCNSEPTLLAAGISIAGDEHHRLTPPSDSSCLMFQNRIAANVFSSSPELFPNSPDKISKGYNKDAKVVVKVMVEGSVGPVRAMVKLGSSVDQTIQIVMNKYNAEGRSPKLDQDAMTSFELHHSNFSLQCLDRSYMIGEIGSRSFYMRKSGNNNDEDVCSNASIDSKIAKIGQEDISSLSSDSFFHSSVYHNNLNKLIKCTSSIWRFLGCFDG; encoded by the exons TGTCAGAGAAGCTTCTCCGTCGACGATTTCCGATCAGCCACAGAATCAAACCTCCTCATCCGTCACATAATCACTCCACTCATCGGAAAACAGTTACTAAGCGATCATCGAACATAAAGTCGTATTCCAAGTTAATCAAGAGATGCAACTCCGAACCTACTCTATTGGCCGCCGGTATCTCCATCGCCGGTGACGAACACCACCGTTTGACTCCGCCAAGCGACAGTAGTTGCCTGATGTTTCAAAATCGGATTGCTGCGAATGTATTTTCGTCATCCCCGGAGTTGTTCCCTAATTCGCCTGATAAAATTAGTAAG GGGTACAATAAAGATGCAAAAGTTGTAGTTAAGGTGATGGTCGAGGGAAGTGTTGGACCAGTCAGAGCTATGGTGAAGTTGGGTTCAAGTGTCGACCAAACAATACAAATTGTGATGAACAAATATAATGCAGAAGGAAGGAGTCCTAAACTTGATCAAGATGCCATGACTTCTTTTGAGTTGCACCACTCCAACTTTAGTCTTCAAT GTTTGGATAGATCATACATGATTGGAGAGATTGGGAGCAGAAGTTTCTATATGCGTAAAAGTGGCAACAACAATGACGAAGATGTGTGTTCTAACGCTTCCATTGATTCAAAGATTGCTAAGATTGGGCAGGAAGATATTTCATCCCTAAGTTCAGATAGTTTCTTCCATAGTTCTGtatatcataataatcttaataaattgaTAAAATGTACAAGTAGTATATGGAGATTTTTGGGTTGTTTTGATGGATGA